Within the Gemmatimonadaceae bacterium genome, the region CTCACGCGCCGCTCCATCGTACGCATCCTGCGCGAGAGTGGTCGTCTGGCGGACTTTCGGCGCAATCCGCAGGAGTTCATCGAGTTTGCGGCCGAAGCCATCAACAAGTGCAAGCGACTGGCGCTGGTGGACGGGATCAAGTACCAGCGCATTGGCGACCAGGAGTTCTACGCGCAGGAACTGTTTCAGCAGGAAGAGCTGACGGGGTACCTCAAGCAGTCGCTGGAGACCAGGAAGTCGGTCTACGAGCGCGTCGTCTACGACTCGGCCGGCGTGGAGCGCGCGTTCGCGGAGGCGATGGAGCAGAACGAGGCCGTGAAGGTGTACGCGAAGCTGCCGGGCTGGTTTAGGGTGCCGACGCCGTTAGGCAGTTATAACCCGGATTGGGCGGTGGTGGTGCAGCGGGAGGGAGAGGCGGAGCGGTTGTACTTCGTGGTGGAGACCAAGGGGAGCTTGTTCGCGCAGGATCTGCGGGTGTTGGAGGGGGCGAAGATTGAGTGCGGGAGGAGGCACTTCGAGGCGTTGGCGGTGATGGAGGGCGCGGTACGATACGTGGTGGCGACGGGGTTGGAGGGCGTTCTCGCGTGAGTTGTCATCATTGAAGGGGCGAACCAGCACCACATCGCGTCGAGCGCGAGTCTGCGCGAGGCAAGGGCGACGCGACAATGCTCGAGGCACTGGAAGAGATGGATTTCAGTGACTCGATTGCTGCGGAGTTCATCCGTGAGATGATTGGCAGGAATAGCGTGAGCGCGTCGAGGGCGATCAACAAGCTCGTGTTGCACAGGGCAGCACTTCGTTAGTCGTCAGCGCTTCGCGGTTGAGGGCTTTGGTGGACGCGACGCAGGGCGTCGAATACTGGCCTGTCAGCAATTCGGTGTTTGATCAATGGCCAACGAAGACAGAGATGGTCCGGCCGACCTCCACACCCGGCTTGGCGTGGGGAAACCTCCATGACCGTATGGCATCATGCCACATGCGCCAGCATGTAGTCGTATGATGCGGCGGGCCGAATGCGGGCGGAGAACCTTCGTGCCTTCGTGTGAGACCGATCTGTCTCTCCAGGGAGCCACCGATCGTGCACGGTGCACCGACAAATGGGTCCCAGCTTTCGCTGGGACGGTGGGGGTGGGCGCTGGGACGGTGGGGGCCTATCTTATCGACGGCCACGGCGTAGCTGCAAACGGGCGCGGAAAGACTCTGCCATGAACCAGGCGCTGCTGCATCAGCAGGAACGCATTCGTACGATGAGCGCGGACGAGAAGATGCGCATCTCGCACGCGCTGTGGTTGGAGGCGCGTGCCGTGCTGGCGGCGGGCGTGCGCGCGCGGAACCCAGAATGGTCGGATGCGCAAGTCGCGTCGCGGGTGCGGGAGCTGATGCGTGACACCACCGCGTAGCCTCGTAGGGCTATTCATCGCCCCACTCAACCGCGCCAGTATCGACTACGTCGTAACGGGAGGTCTGGCGGCCATCCTGTATGGTCACCCTCGCCTGACGCTCGATGTCGACCTGGTCATTCGGCTCGACGCGTCTGCCGCGGCGATGTTCACCGCGCTTTGGCCGTCCGACGCGTTCTACTGCCCGCCGGTGGAGGTCGTGCGGGAGGAGTGTGAGAGGCCGGCGAACGGGCACTTCAACGTCATCCACTCGGAGACGGCGATGCGGGCCGACGTGTATCTGTCTGCCGATGATCCGCTCCACACGTGGGCGCTCGCCGAGCACGTGACGCGAACGATCGAAGGTGAGAGAGTCCGCTTTGCTCCCATCGAGTACGTCATCGTGTACAAGCTGCGCTATCTGCAGATGGGCGGTTCCGACCGTCACCTGCGGGATGTGATACGGATGCTCGAGACGAGTCGAAGCTTGATCCGTGAGGAGACGCTGCGATTCTGGATCGATCGTCTCGACCTCGCCGCCTTCTGGGATCGGGCACAAGGCGCGGCCGAAGGCGCGTAGGACCTCGCGAGCCGCTCGAGACCGCACCTTCTCTGCCGATTCGTGTATCTCGTGGCGATGGCCCAGCCGCCCTCTCCCACTCCGACCGTGCGCCCGTTCCGATCCGCCGCCCCGTTCCTCGCAGCCTGCCTCCTGCTCGGTATCCCCGCCCCCGCCCACGCCCAACTCGGCGCCGGTGACGGCTTTCTCTTCCGCACGCCCACCGTGCGACTCGGCGTCGCCGCCGGCCTCGCCGCCCCGCGCGCCCGCAGCGACATCTTCGACTTCATCACCGACGAACTCACCCTCTCCCGCGGCGACTTCGCCTCGCCGGCCTTCACCCTCACGGCCGACGTGCGCGTCAGGCCGCGCCTCCACGTCGGGGTGAGCGCCGAGTTCGCGGGGCGCACCGCCGATTCGGAGTCGCGCGACTTCACGGGGGAGGACGACCTCCCCATTCTCCAGTCGACGACGCTCGACCGTGCCGCCGTGCTGGCCACGGCACGCATCGCCCTCGCGCCGGCTGGGCGCGCGATCGGGCGCTATGCGTGGATCCCCAACCGCGTCGTCCCATACGTTGGCGCGGGCGCCGGCCCGGTCTGGTACCGGCTGCGCCAGTCGGGGGAATTCGTCGACCGGGAGACGCTCGACATCTTCGAGGACCAGTTCGAGTCGTCGGGGTGGTCGCTGGGGGCCTCGGGCTTTGGCGGGGCCGACATTTCGGTCACTCCCCGTTACGGCGTCTCGCTCGAGGGGCGATATCTCTGGGCGAAGGGGTCGATGAACGGCGACTTCAGTACCTACAACAAGATCGACCTCTCGGGGTACAATGCCTCGATCGGACTCTTCGTCAGGTTCTGAGTCAGCTTCCACGCCAGGTTCCACGCCAGGTTCCACGCCAGGTTCTGCGCGGAGACACTCGCATGATTCGACGCAACTCACGACTCGTCCCCGTCCTTGCCACGGCCCTCGTCGTGGTCGTGGCCACCGTCGGCGTGACCACGGTCGCTGGCGCCCAGGGGCGGATCGCTACGCCGTTTGCCCCATGGATTGGCTGCTGGGACCTGGTGCCGCGTGGTAACGCGGTCGCCAGCAACGAGCGCGTCTGCGTCGTCCCCACGGAGGGCGCCGAAGCGGTCGACCTGGTCTCGATTGCCGGCGACAGCATCCTCACGCGGCAACGCCTGGACGCAACGGCCGACAAGCGCGCGGTGCAGCAGGGTGACTGCAAGGGCGTCGAGAGCGTGCAGGCGATGGGCGCGCGCGTCTACCTGCGGACCGACCTGCAGTGCGGCGACCAGCATCGCCTGGTCAACAGCGTGATGGCCATGTCGGGCGACGGCGAGTGGATCGACGTGCGAGGCGTGGCTTTCGGCTCCAACGTTGGCGTGCGTGCGTCGCGCTATCACGAGACGCCGGCGTCGGCGCGGATCCCGGCGAGCATCGCCGCCGCGCTCAACGGTCATCCCCGCAGCCTCCATGCGGCGCGCCTGGCGGCGTCGGGTCCTGTGCAGCTGGCGGATGTGGTCGAGGCCTCCCGTCATCTCGAAATAGGCGTACTCCAAACCTGGCTTGCAGAACGGGCGCAGGGGTTCGGGATCGACGCGCGACAGCTCGTGACGCTCGAGTCGGCCGGCGTGGCGCCGTCGGTGATCGACGTGATGGTCGCGCTCTCCTATCCCGACGTCTTCGCCCTCGATCGCACGCAACTCGGCGATCCCCCGCCCGACACGCGCGGCGAGCTGCGCGGCGAGGGCTATGGCTATGACGACGTCGGCTACTACGGCCGCGGCTACGGCTGGGGCTACGATCCCTATGGCTACGGCTACGGGCGCGGCTACGGCTGGTACTCCGGTCGCCGCCCGATCGTCGTGGTGCAGCGCCCCGCCGGCAGCAACACCGACGAGCACGGACGCGTGGTGAAGGGGCGCGGCTACGTTGCACCTCGCGGCAGCACGGGCTCGTCCAGCTCCGACGGCCGCTCGGCGGGGCGCACCGGTTCGTCGGATACGGAAAAGCAGGGGTCGAGCACTGGGCGGAAGGCGAAGCCCAAGCCCGGACTGTAGGCGGGCGAACCGGCGGAGCCGCGCGAGCGCGCTCCTCAGCGCTCACCGAGATTCCTGCGCGATCACGGACGCTCCTGCGCGACCTCAGCGTGACGGGTGCGTGACGCCCGCCGTGTTTCGTTGCCGCCATCCCGCATCCGCCCTATACTCGGCACATGGTTCATCCCGCGCCGATGACCGCCGAGGATCTGCTGCAGCTCGCGCACCAGGGCGCGCGCCTGGAGCTCGTGCGCGGTTCCCTCGTCGCGCGCGAGCCAGCGGGTTTCCGGCACGGCGCGACGGCCATGCGCCTCGCGCTTCATCTTGGCAACTTCGTCTCCGACCATCAGCTCGGCGTCGTCGTCGCGGTGGAGACGGGCTTCACGGTCAGCCGCAATCCGGACACCGTGCGCGCTCCGGACGTGGCGTTCATCGCACGCGCACGCATTCCGTATCCTGAGCCTCGCGGCTTCGCGGAGCTCGCGCCTGATCTCGTGGTCGAGATCACGTCCCCCGACGATCGCCCTGCCGCAGTCGCCGGGAAGGTCGGCAACTGGCTCCAGGCGGGAAGTCGGCTGGTATGGGTGATCGATCCCCAACGGCGCGAAGCGCGCGTTCATCGTGCGGATGGATCGGCCACAACCGTCACGGAGAATGAAGTGCTCGACGGGGAGGATGTCCTCCCCGGCCTGCGGATCTCGCTCGGCGACGTACTCGGGTGACACGCTGTTCGGCGGGGCCCGCGCCGCGGCGCGTCTTCAGACGGACGGCTGCGCGCTGGCGACGTGTTGTTGCCTAACGACTTTTCCGTGTACTCCGCGTTCTCTGTGGGAATAACAGACGCGCGCGGACGCCGAATGGGCCAGGATCTTTCACCACAGAGGGAATGGAGTTTCACGGAGTAACCGTCGCCAGAGCCCTCCTCCGCGTACCCCCGTGAAACCTCCGTGTACCTCCGTGGCTAGCTTCCCAGTGTCGAGCTTCTCCGTGTCGAGCTTCTCCCTGTAGAGCTTCTCGCACGCCAGTCCTTGACCACAACCGCCCAAGCAAGCACCCTCGCAGCACCATGCGCCATCGCATCCGCTGCTTCCTCGTCCTGACCCTGGCCCTCGCGCTGAGCCCCGCGCACGCGCTCGCGCAGCCCACCGCCAGCCGCACCGCGACGCCCGCGCTCAACGCGGCCCCTCGCCTCCTCCTCATCGGCACACGGCCCGAGGACGAGGACAACGCTCTCATCGCCTGGGCGTCGCTGGGCCGACACATCGAGACCGCATCCCTCTCGCTCACGCGCGGCGAGGACACGCCGAACCTGGCCGGACTGGAACACCAGGCGCCGCTGGCGGTGGTGCGCACTGCGGAGCTCCTCGCCGAGCGACGGCGCGATGGAGCTCGGCAGTACTTCACGCGCGCCTACGACTTTGGCGCGACGCGACTCGATTCGGTGGTGGCGCGCGAGTGGCCGGGAGATACGCTGCTGCGCGAGATCGTGGCGATCGTGCGCGCCTTTCGCCCGCACGCGATCGTGGCGCTCACCTCGAGCTTGGACGAGCGCGACGCCACGCGCCGGCTGACGGCGCGCCTTGCCGCGGCAGCGTTCGCCGAGTCGGGCGATACGGTGCGGTGGCCCACGCCGCGCACCGGGCGGCTGCCGGCGTGGACGGTGGGGCGGCTCTACACGCTGCTGGCGAGCGGCTCGGCGGATGCAGCTGGCGGAGGCGCGGCACAGGTGGTGCAGGTGAACGTGGGCGAGTTCGACCGCGCGGCGGGGCGGAGCTTCGCCGAACGAGGAAGCGATATCCGGCAGCTACAACGCACGCTCGGCGCGCCACGCTCGGCGCCAATGGGGCCGCTCACCCGTACGCTGCGACTGGACAGCACACGCGTGGGCGGCGCGCCAGCGCTCTTTGGCGCGATGGACACGACATGGAGCCGCTTTGCCGGCCTGCCTGACGAGGCGCGCATTCAGCTCGACTCCTTACGGCTGGAGATCCATGCGGTGGAGGCGCTGGCGAGCGGCATCGCCCCGACGCCAGCGGACCTCGATTCACTGGCCGCCCGCCTGGCGCGCGTGGCCGCCCGCACCAGCGCGGTGCGTGTGGAACTGGGCTGCCGCGACGAGTCGGGCGTCCCCACCTGTCCCGGAGTCACCGGCGACCTGGCCGTGGTCCTGGCCACGGTGCGCGAGCGCGCGACGCAGGGGATGCTCGCCGCCGCAGGGCTGGCGATCGACGCCACGGTCGAGCGCGCGCTCGTTGCGGCTGGCGACTCGGTCCTGGCCACCGTGACGCTGTATAACGGCGGCACGAGCCCCATCACCGTCGAGCGCATCGCCCCGTTCCACGGCACGTCGGTGACCGTCCTGGCGCGCGGAGCGTCGCGCCTGCTGTCCCCGGATTCCTCAATGCAGCTGACGGGATGGGTGCGCGTGACGACGCCAGCCTATCACTGGTGGCAGGTGGACGGGCTGCAGTACGGGACCTCGCTCCATGCCCGCCGCGTGCGCGGGCGTGTGATCGACATCGCCCCACTCATCGCCGGCGAGGATCGCATTCGCACGAGCGGGGTCGAGGCGACGATCCGGCTGGGAGGCGTGGAGGTCCCGCTCATCATCACCCCGCTCTCCTATCGCACAGAAACCACGCCGCGCGGCGACGCCGACCGTCCGCTGGCCGGCGTTCCCCCAACGTCGATCCTGCTCGATCGACTGACCGACTACGTGCGCGCCAATACGCCGATCGATCGCCTGGTGCGCGTCTACGTCCGCTCGGCGCGCGCGTCGAGCGATACGCTCGTGGTGCAACTACACCCGCCGGCGGGACTCAGCGCCGACTCCACGCAGCGCACCGTCGCGCTCGCGCCCTTCGGGAGCCGCACACTCTTCTATCGCCTGCGCGGGACGATGCGCCCCGGCACCGACTCGGTGAGCGTCATCGCGCAATCACTCGTCAGGCGTGTGCGCGACCTGGCGCCTGGCGTCACGAGCGTCGACTCCAACTATCCCGTGCGGCTCGGCACGGTCACGCGCGAATACCCGCACATCCCGGCGCAGCAGTTCGTGCGCTTCGCGCGCAACCGACTCTCCGCGATCGAGCTGCGCCTCCCGCCCCGCCTCTCCGTGGCCTACGTCCGCGGCGCGTCGGACCTGCGCCTCTCGCTGGCCTCGCTCAACCTCCCATTGCAGCTGATGGAGCCGGCGCTCCTCACGGCGATCGACCTGTCGTCGTTCAGCACGGTGCTGATCGGCGATGGAGCGCTGGCGGGTGGCGCGATGTCGGTCGCCGTGCCGGCGCTGCAGCGCTTCGTGGAGAGTGGCGGGACGCTCGTCGTGCTCGGCGGCGGCCCGGACGCGGCTCGCAGCGCACTACTCCCCTATCCCATCACGTTCGACTCGCTGCCGCGCCGAGTGCGCGATACGAGGCGCCCGGTGCAGATCACCGACCCGCGCGCGCGCCTCCTCGCCTGGCCAAACGTCATTACGGCGGCTGATTTCACCGACTGGGACGGCGAGTACGCCCACAATGTCCCTGCGGCATTCGACGGCCGCTATGTCACGATGCTGTCGATCGGTGACGCCGGCGAAGACCCAACCACCGGCGCCATCCTGACCGCCCGCGTGGGGCGAGGGCGCGTCATTTTCACCGCGCTCTCGCTCGAAGCGCAGGTCGAAGCGGCAGTGCCTGGCGCGGCGCGACTGCTGGTGAACCTTCTCGCCGCAGGCCTGGCGCCCTAGCCTAACGAGCAAGGCGTGCGTCGCCCCCCGTCAGGACGGCGGCCTGAACACCGGCCGCGGCATCTCGATCATCTGATAGTCGGCCGGCGGTTCCTCGTTGAGAAGGTACCGCACGAGATAGTCCCACCGCTTGCGAATGTGGAAGGTGGGGAGCCCGTGCGGCGCGTCGGGGAAGATCATCAGGTCGAAGTTGGCCTTGTTTGCCTTGATCAGCGCGTCGACCAGCTTGAGCGTGTTCGCCAGGTGCACGTTGTTGTCCATGTCGCCGTGCATCAGGAGGAGGTGCCCCTTGAGGTTGCGCGCCATGGTGTAGTTGGCCGACGAGTCGTACGACGCCTTGTTGTACGGCCCCTGATAGCGGCCGGCCCAGTACCAGGCGTAGGTGTCGGGATGGTGATTGCCGGAGCCGCTGACGGCGACCTTGTAGAAGTCCGGGTACCGAAGGATGGCGTCGGTCGAGGCGAGCCCGCCGCCGGAGTGGCCGAAGATCCCGATCCGATCCATGTCGATCCACCGGTGGGCTGCCCCCAACTGCCGGATGCCGGCGATGTGGTCGGGGATCCCGTTGTCGACCATGTTGCGATAGTAGAAGTCATGGAACGCCTTGGAGCGGCGCGGCGTCCCCTGGTGGTCGATCTGGACGACGATGAAGCCGAGTTCGGCCAGTGCCTGCGGCTCACCCGTGCCGGACCATCCCCAGCGCCCCACGCTCCCCACCTGCGGTCCCGGGTAGATGTGGTCGAGGATGGGGTAACTCCTGGTCGAGTCGAAGGTGCTCGGCTTGTACATCAGCCCCCACAGGTCGGTGACGCCATCGCGCGCCTTGACCTTGATGATTTCCGGCGGGCGCCACCCAACGTTGCGCAGCAGCTCGATGTCTCCGCGCTGCAGCTCGAGGATCACCTTTCCGTCGATCGCCGAGCGGAGCCTGATGACCGGCGCCTTGTCGATCTCGGTGTGCGTGTCGATGAAGTACGGTCCCTTCGGGGTGAAGGTGATTGCGTGGTCACCGGCTTCCGGGGTGAGCGGGGTCGTCCCGCTCCCGTCGGCGTTCACGCGGTACAGGTGCGAGTAGTACAGGAAGTCCGACCCCTTCCCCCAGGCGGTGAAGTAGACGGCGGGTGGCGTTAGGCGCGTCGCCGAGTCGACGCGGAAGAGACGGTCGACGACGTAGCGTCCGTTCTCGACCTGGTTCTTGAGCGTGCCATCGGCGCCGAAGCGATAGAGGTGCCCCCATCCGTCGCGTTCGGACCACCAGATGAGGTCATCACTCCCCTTGGCGATGTCCCAGTTCTCCTGCCCGAACGAGTGCGACAGCTCGACCCAGGTGGCGGTGGAGTCGCGCGTGATGGTCGTGGTCTCTCCCGTCTTGGCGTCGACCAGCAGCGCCGAGATGCGCGACGGGCCGCGGTTGGCGCTCAGCATGTAGAAGTGATCGCCGGCGCGGTTCCAGAAGGTGCGCGCGCTGGCGGTGCTCTGCGGGACGGGGGCGTCCTTGGCGCGCACGTTGGTGCGGTCGACGATGTCGATCGCATGCACGACGTGTGTGGGGACGATCGAGTCGCTGGGGACGGCGTAGTGATAGCTCTTGTCGACCGGCTGGTCGCCGGTGGAGGAGTACATCGGGTAGATGCGCGTCCGGCGATAGTCATCGCGCGCGACCGTGAAGCGGCGCGAGTCGGGAGTCCAGTTGAGGGGGACGCGCGTGGGGCGTGGCTTGGCGGTATCCGCGGCGACGTCGCGCTCGGTGTTGCCGTAGGCGAACAGTCGCTCGCCGTCGGTGGTGAGGGCGATGGAGCCCTTGGGGAGCGGGATCGAGTCGTTGCGAGCCGCCGCGCCGCGCGCGGGGCGTGCCGCGGCGCCGTTCTTCTTCGTGGTATCGGCGCGCGCCTTCCGCACGGAGTCGGCCGCCGTGTAGGCGTCGGAGTCGGAGAGGGCGGCGGGGCGCAGATAGAGGTTGTAGCGCCACTGGAAGACGTCCCACTTCCGGTCGGGCGAACGATTGGCCCACGTGGGGCCGTTCTTCAGCGTGCGCTTGAGCGCCCAGTCGACGGAGTCCTGCGCCGTGCAGTTGTAGCTGGCGGGGTCGCAGCGGAAGACCTTATGGTGGAAGACGAGCTCGATCGCCTTGCCGCTGTCGACCGCCGTGAACGCCGGGAAGCGCTCGGGGTCGAGGATGGTGTCGCCGGCGACGGAGAGGACGGCGGCCAGCCGCGCGTGGTCGAAGTAGA harbors:
- a CDS encoding Uma2 family endonuclease gives rise to the protein MTAEDLLQLAHQGARLELVRGSLVAREPAGFRHGATAMRLALHLGNFVSDHQLGVVVAVETGFTVSRNPDTVRAPDVAFIARARIPYPEPRGFAELAPDLVVEITSPDDRPAAVAGKVGNWLQAGSRLVWVIDPQRREARVHRADGSATTVTENEVLDGEDVLPGLRISLGDVLG
- a CDS encoding prolyl oligopeptidase family serine peptidase; translated protein: MRPSIALSAALLMAPLALPAQRPDYHRADVIRTAGAYVLGATVTPVWLEDSVRFLYTSTGKDDRGTIYLVDPARATRRVYFDHARLAAVLSVAGDTILDPERFPAFTAVDSGKAIELVFHHKVFRCDPASYNCTAQDSVDWALKRTLKNGPTWANRSPDRKWDVFQWRYNLYLRPAALSDSDAYTAADSVRKARADTTKKNGAAARPARGAAARNDSIPLPKGSIALTTDGERLFAYGNTERDVAADTAKPRPTRVPLNWTPDSRRFTVARDDYRRTRIYPMYSSTGDQPVDKSYHYAVPSDSIVPTHVVHAIDIVDRTNVRAKDAPVPQSTASARTFWNRAGDHFYMLSANRGPSRISALLVDAKTGETTTITRDSTATWVELSHSFGQENWDIAKGSDDLIWWSERDGWGHLYRFGADGTLKNQVENGRYVVDRLFRVDSATRLTPPAVYFTAWGKGSDFLYYSHLYRVNADGSGTTPLTPEAGDHAITFTPKGPYFIDTHTEIDKAPVIRLRSAIDGKVILELQRGDIELLRNVGWRPPEIIKVKARDGVTDLWGLMYKPSTFDSTRSYPILDHIYPGPQVGSVGRWGWSGTGEPQALAELGFIVVQIDHQGTPRRSKAFHDFYYRNMVDNGIPDHIAGIRQLGAAHRWIDMDRIGIFGHSGGGLASTDAILRYPDFYKVAVSGSGNHHPDTYAWYWAGRYQGPYNKASYDSSANYTMARNLKGHLLLMHGDMDNNVHLANTLKLVDALIKANKANFDLMIFPDAPHGLPTFHIRKRWDYLVRYLLNEEPPADYQMIEMPRPVFRPPS
- a CDS encoding outer membrane beta-barrel protein, yielding MRPFRSAAPFLAACLLLGIPAPAHAQLGAGDGFLFRTPTVRLGVAAGLAAPRARSDIFDFITDELTLSRGDFASPAFTLTADVRVRPRLHVGVSAEFAGRTADSESRDFTGEDDLPILQSTTLDRAAVLATARIALAPAGRAIGRYAWIPNRVVPYVGAGAGPVWYRLRQSGEFVDRETLDIFEDQFESSGWSLGASGFGGADISVTPRYGVSLEGRYLWAKGSMNGDFSTYNKIDLSGYNASIGLFVRF